In Myotis daubentonii chromosome 16, mMyoDau2.1, whole genome shotgun sequence, one DNA window encodes the following:
- the ARHGEF15 gene encoding rho guanine nucleotide exchange factor 15, giving the protein MSDPSLPTATPPTQKPPRIIRPRPPSRPRAAQSPGPPHNGSSPQEPSGTSNDAPTPMCSPIFWEPPASSLKPPALLPPSASKTSLDSQASPDSPSSTPSPVSRRSISPEPAPRSPVPPPKPSGSPRTPLPLPHPAPRGQAQDGPASAPGTVRRLAGKFEWGTEGRVQAAHATEPAPQGGVDVNGERETPRGSLRRRGSQESGAPDAAQACPPCCPCVCHVARPGLELRWVPVGGYEDGPKALCRASPLRASRSRPNPPSISHPSVVLTSYRSTAERKLLPPLKPPKPTRVRQDPTISGDPPQPDLRLPSEDGSQTGNSPDEAPQNDAPATMEGRDEGLKELKEQNWEVPLQDEPLYQTYRAAVLSEELWGVSAEGSPSPTNPGDAPTFARLPGPRNTLWQELPAVRASGLLDTLSPQERRMQESLFEVVTSEASYLRSLQLLTDTFVLSQALRDTLTPRDHHTLFSNVQRVQEVSEWFLEALLSRVRSSPHINDLCDVVHAHAVGPFSVYVDYVRNQQYQEETYSRLMDTNVRFSAELRRLQSLPKCERLPLPSFLLLPFQRITRLRMLLQNILHQTEEGSSRQENAQKALGAISKIIERCSAEVGRMKQTEELIRLTQRLRFHKVKALPLVSWSRRLELQGELTELGCRRGGMLFTSRPRFTPLCLLLFSDLLLITQPKSGQRLQVLDYAHRSLVQAQQVPDPSGPPTFRLSLLSNHQGRPTQRLLQASSLSDMQRWLGAFPTPGPLPCSPDTIYEDCECSQDLCSEPSTPAKTEGQGLESRAPPKHLHKSPEGWLKGLPGAFPAQLVCEVTGEHERRRHLRQHQRLLEAAGPSSGNPSAPQS; this is encoded by the exons ATGTCAGACCCGTCTCTTCCTACAGCAACACCCCCTACCCAGAAGCCCCCTCGGATCATCCGCCCGCGCCCCCCCTCTCGACCTCGGGCTGCCCAGTCCCCTGGGCCCCCCCACAACGGCTCTTCTCCTCAAGAACCTTCTGGCACCTCCAATGATGCACCGACCCCAATGTGCTCCCCCATCTTCTGGGAACCCCCTGCCTCTTCCCTCAAgccccctgccctgctgccccctTCCGCTTCTAAAACCAGCCTCGACTCTCAGGCCTCCCCAGACTCCCCTTCCAGCACCCCCAGTCCAGTGTCCCGGCGCTCCATCTCCCCAGAACCTGCACCCAGGTCTCCAGTCCCCCCACCCAAACCCTCCGGGTCACCCCGCACACCTCTGCCCCTGCCGCACCCAGCCCCCCGGGGCCAAGCCCAGGatggccctgcctctgccccaggcacTGTGCGGAGACTGGCTGGCAAATTCGAATGGGGGACTGAGGGCCGGGTCCAGGCTGCACACGCGACAGAGCCAGCTCCCCAGGGGGGCGTGGATgtgaatggggagagagagactcCCCGGGGCAGCCTCAGGAGAAGGGGATCCCAGGAGAGTGGCGCACCGG ATGCTGCCCAGGCCTGCCCGCCCTGCTGCCCCTGTGTCTGCCACGTAGCCCGGCCTGGCCTGGAGCTCCGGTGGGTCCCTGTGGGGGGCTATGAGGATGGTCCCAAGGCCCTCTGCAGAGCCTCCCCCCTGCGGGCCTCCCGCtcccgccccaacccccccagcaTCAGTCACCCCTCGGTGGTCCTCACGTCCTACCGCTCCACTGCTGAGCGCAAACTCCTGCCACCTCTCAAACCCCCAAAACCAACTCGGGTCAGGCAGGACCCCACCATCTCGGGGGACCCCCCACAGCCAGATCTCCGTCTGCCCTCTGAAGATGGAAGCCAAACAG GGAACAGTCCAGATGAAGCCCCTCAGAATGACGCTCCAGCAACCATGGAGGGCAG GGATGAGGGCCTGAAGGAGCTGAAGGAGCAGAACTGGGAGGTGCCCCTGCAGGATG AACCCCTGTACCAGACCTACCGCGCAGCTGTGCTGTCAGAGGAGCTGTGGGGGGTCAGTGCGGAGGGGAGTCCCTCTCCCACAAACCCTGGAGACGCTCCCACCTTCGCCCGACTCCCTGGCCCCCGAAACACGCTGTGGCAGGAGCTCCCAGCAGTGCGAGCCAGTGGCCTCCTGGACACGCTCAGCCCCCAGGAGaggcgcatgcaggag AGCCTGTTCGAGGTGGTGACCTCCGAGGCCTCCTATCTGCGCTCCCTGCAGCTGCTGACCGACACCTTCGTGCTGAGCCAGGCGCTCCGGGACACGCTCACCCCCCGCGACCACCACACCCTCTTCTCCAACGTGCAGAGGGTCCAGGAAGTCAGCGAGTG gttCCTCGAGGCGTTGCTGTCCCGTGTACGCTCTTCCCCCCACATCAACGACCTTTGCGACGTGGTGCATGCCCACGCCGTGGGCCCTTTCTCCGTGTACGTGGATTACGTGCGCAACCAGCAGTACCAGGAGGAGACCTACAGCCGCCTTAT GGACACGAACGTGCGCTTCTCCGCGGAGCTGCGCCGGCTGCAGAGCCTCCCCAAGTGTGAGCGGCTCCCGCTGCCGTCCTTCCTGCTGCTGCCCTTTCAGCGCATCACGCGGCTCCGCATGCTGCTGCAG AACATCCTCCACCAGACAGAGGAGGGGTCCAGCCGCCAGGAGAATGCCCAGAAGGCCCTGGGAGCTATCAGCAAG ATCATTGAGCGTTGCAGTGCTGAGGTGGGGCGCATGAAGCAGACGGAGGAGCTGATCCGGCTCACCCAGAGGCTGCGCTTCCACAAAGTCAAG gccctgcccctggtctcctggtcgCGGCGCCTGGAGTTGCAGGGGGAGCTGACGGAGTTAGGGTGCCGGAGAGGGGGCATGCTCTTCACCTCGCGCCCCCGCTTCactcccctctgcctgctgctctTCAGTGACCTGCTGCTCATCACGCAGCCTAAGAg TGGGCAGCGGCTACAGGTGCTGGACTATGCCCATCGCTCCCTGGTCCAGGCCCAGCAGGTTCCAGACCCATCTGGACCCCCGACGTTCCGCCTCTCCCTTCTCAGCAACCACCAGGGCCGCCCCACCCAACGGCTACTCCAAGCTTCCTCCCT ATCAGACATGCAGCGCTGGCTGGgagccttccccacccctggcccccttccctgctccccagACACCATCTATGAGGACTGTG AATGTTCCCAGGATCTGTGTTCAGAGCCTTCGACACCAGCCAAGACTGAGGGACAGGGTCTGGAGTCCAGGGCTCCCCCCAAGCACCTACACAAGAGCCCTGAAG gcTGGCTGAAGGGCCTTCCTGGGGCCTTCCCTGCCCAACTGGTGTGTGAAGTCACAGGGGAACATGAAAGGAGGAGGCACCTTCGCCAGCACCAGAGGCTCCTTGAGGCTGCTGGACCGTCTTCAGGAAACCCCAGTGCCCCTCAATCCTAA